The nucleotide sequence TGTCCAGCGCAGCCGCCGCGCTCCGCTACTGGGAGCGCAGGCAGGAGGTTGCGGCGAACAACCTGGCGAACGTTTCGACCGACGGCTTCAAGGGCCAGAAGGTCTTCGCGCGCATGGTCGAAGGTGCACTTCCCGCCGCTGACGCGGTGACGGATTTCTCGCAAGGGACTCTCCAGAACACCGGCAATCCTCGCGACATAGCGCTGGACGGTCCCGGCTTTTTCGTAGTCAAGACTGCGAACGGCGAGCGATACAGCCGCGGCGGGTCCGTGCAGGTCAACGAATCCGGAGACCTCACCGATTCGGCTGGTCACCAGCTGCTCGGCGAAAACGGTCCCATTCGCGTCGCGGCCCGCGGCGACGACCAGATCGGAAACCTCCAGATCGCGAAGGACGGGACGGTGTCCGTGGGTAACGCCGAGGTAGGGCGCCTGCGCATCGAGACGATCCCGGCAAAAACAACACTTCTAACGGAAGGCAGTGGGCTCTTCATCCCACCTGCTTCACGCACGAAAATAGATCCCGACGCCCGAATCGTCCGACAGGGCGCTCTCGAGCAGAGCAACGTGACGCCGATCAGCGAGATGGTGGACATGATCTCGATTCAGCGCTCGTTCACAGCAGTGCAGCAGGCAGTGACCGCGCTCGACACGGCGCGTCAGATCGCGACAACCGAGCTGGCCCGCCCCGCAAACTAAGGAGACTGACACGTGGATCCCGCACTTCGAACAGCAGCGACAGGCATGCAGGCGCAGCAGACGCGCACCGACGTCATCGCCAACAATCTTGCCAACGTCAACACAACCGGCTTCAAGCGGAGCCGCGCACACTTCGAAGACCTGCTGTACCAGACGCTCCAGGGACCGGCAACACTCGGCTCGCGCGACACCGAGCAGCTTCCCGCCATCCAGGTTGGATTGGGTACGCGCCTCACCGCGGTGCAGCGAATCGATTCGCAGGGCTCGCTCGAGCAGACGTCTCGCCCGCTGGATCTCGCGATTCAGGGCGAGGGCTACTTCGAGGTGCAGATGCCGAACGGCAATACAGCGTACACCCGTGACGGAAGTCTTCAGGTTTCGGATCAGGGCGTGCTGGTGACTGGCCAGGGCTACGCGATCCAGCCGCCCATCAGAGTTCCGAAGGAAGCGACATCGATCACCGTATCCGAGACTGGCGTCGTGACCGCAAACGGATTGACGGCAGCCGCTGGCGGTACACAGGAGCTCGGCCGCATAGAGCTGGCGCGCTTCCCCAACTCATCCGGCCTGGAATCGATGGGACAGAATCTCTTCACGGAGACCACGTCGTCCGGCGAGCCGATCAGAGGTATGCCGACCGAGAATGGTAACGGCAGCATCGCGCAGGGTTACCTCGAGTCCAGCAACGTCGAGATCGTCACCGAAATGGTCGACATGATCACTGCTCAGCGTGCCTACGAGATCAACTCCAAGGCGATCAAGAACAGCGAAGACATGGCACAGACCGCCAACTCGTTGATGCGATAAAGATGAAGAGACACAATGCCGCATTTCTGGCCGGACTCATGTGCGTCGTGCACAGCGCACGCGCGCAATCGGTCAGTCGCGGCACGAACAGGATCCCCGTAGCCGCGCGCGATCTCATGCGCGGAACGATTCTGTCATCCACGGACATCAAGTGGACCGACACTACGTTGACCGATGGAAGCACGCCGACAGCGGCAACGGACGTCGCGCCCGGATGGGTCGCGCGCCGAGTGATTCGCGCTGGTGAGATTCTTCAGGAACCTGGCGTCGCCAAGCCCGATCTCGTCAATGCCGGCGACGCGGTCGAGGTGATCTACTCCGTACCTGGTGTTGCAATAAGAATGCATGGAACAGCGGTCGGCCGCGGCAGCAAGGGCGACGAAGTGTATGTACGACTCGACA is from Gemmatimonadota bacterium and encodes:
- the flgA gene encoding flagellar basal body P-ring formation chaperone FlgA: MKRHNAAFLAGLMCVVHSARAQSVSRGTNRIPVAARDLMRGTILSSTDIKWTDTTLTDGSTPTAATDVAPGWVARRVIRAGEILQEPGVAKPDLVNAGDAVEVIYSVPGVAIRMHGTAVGRGSKGDEVYVRLDNRRRLRGIIAGPNTVRVM
- a CDS encoding flagellar hook-basal body complex protein — protein: MGTSVRPNGMSSAAAALRYWERRQEVAANNLANVSTDGFKGQKVFARMVEGALPAADAVTDFSQGTLQNTGNPRDIALDGPGFFVVKTANGERYSRGGSVQVNESGDLTDSAGHQLLGENGPIRVAARGDDQIGNLQIAKDGTVSVGNAEVGRLRIETIPAKTTLLTEGSGLFIPPASRTKIDPDARIVRQGALEQSNVTPISEMVDMISIQRSFTAVQQAVTALDTARQIATTELARPAN
- the flgG gene encoding flagellar basal-body rod protein FlgG — protein: MDPALRTAATGMQAQQTRTDVIANNLANVNTTGFKRSRAHFEDLLYQTLQGPATLGSRDTEQLPAIQVGLGTRLTAVQRIDSQGSLEQTSRPLDLAIQGEGYFEVQMPNGNTAYTRDGSLQVSDQGVLVTGQGYAIQPPIRVPKEATSITVSETGVVTANGLTAAAGGTQELGRIELARFPNSSGLESMGQNLFTETTSSGEPIRGMPTENGNGSIAQGYLESSNVEIVTEMVDMITAQRAYEINSKAIKNSEDMAQTANSLMR